One segment of Tistrella mobilis DNA contains the following:
- the rfaD gene encoding ADP-glyceromanno-heptose 6-epimerase, which translates to MIVVTGGAGFIGSNILAGLEARGHDDLVVVDTLGTDEKWRNIAKRALADVVAPERIFDFLNARAGEIEAVVHMGAISSTEERDADVIVANNIRLTLDLVDWCARHGVRLIYASSAATYGDGALGFDDDGETGALAGLQPLNAYGWSKHMVDRRITALRARGAALPPQWAGLKFFNVYGPNEYHKGGQRSVAHQVFCRIRDGGHARLFRSHRPDYPHGGQLRDFVWVGDCVAVVEWLLETPEASGLFNVGSGKARSFADLARAVYAAMNLTPEIEFVDMPEHLREKYQYFTEAKIGRLRAAGFTRPATELEDGIASYVRDYLLSADPYV; encoded by the coding sequence ATGATCGTCGTGACCGGCGGCGCCGGCTTCATCGGCTCCAACATTCTGGCCGGGCTTGAAGCCCGGGGCCATGACGACCTGGTGGTGGTCGATACCCTGGGCACCGACGAGAAGTGGCGCAACATCGCCAAGCGTGCGCTTGCCGATGTGGTGGCCCCTGAGCGGATCTTCGATTTCCTGAACGCACGGGCAGGCGAGATCGAGGCCGTGGTCCATATGGGCGCCATTTCCTCGACCGAAGAACGCGATGCCGACGTGATCGTCGCCAACAATATCCGCCTGACGCTCGATCTGGTCGACTGGTGCGCGCGCCATGGCGTGCGGCTGATCTATGCCTCATCGGCCGCCACCTATGGCGACGGCGCGCTCGGCTTCGACGACGACGGCGAGACGGGCGCACTGGCCGGCCTGCAGCCGCTGAACGCCTATGGCTGGTCGAAGCACATGGTCGACCGGCGGATCACCGCGCTCCGCGCACGGGGTGCCGCCCTGCCGCCGCAATGGGCCGGTCTCAAATTCTTCAACGTCTACGGCCCGAACGAATACCACAAGGGCGGCCAGCGCAGCGTCGCCCATCAGGTGTTCTGCCGGATCCGCGACGGCGGCCATGCCCGGCTGTTCCGCAGCCACCGTCCCGACTATCCCCATGGCGGGCAGCTGCGGGACTTCGTCTGGGTGGGCGACTGCGTGGCCGTGGTCGAATGGCTGCTGGAGACACCCGAAGCCAGCGGCCTGTTCAATGTCGGCTCGGGCAAGGCCCGCAGCTTCGCCGACCTTGCCCGCGCGGTCTATGCAGCGATGAACCTGACCCCCGAAATCGAGTTCGTCGACATGCCCGAGCATCTGCGCGAGAAGTATCAGTACTTCACCGAGGCGAAGATCGGCCGCCTGCGCGCCGCCGGCTTCACCCGGCCGGCGACCGAGCTTGAGGACGGCATCGCATCCTATGTCCGCGACTATCTGCTGAGCGCCGATCCCTATGTCTGA
- a CDS encoding cupin domain-containing protein encodes MTVATATTTPADAPADASEAGPRVTIARAAEGHFEGDGLRAFFTYRDLAIGTATRGRFHAHVIRASEAVTGGTGRHAHGLDFQMVYVLKGWVRFWYEGTGQVTLAAGDCVYQPPGIAHELEAGSDDLEMLEITSPAEFSTTAV; translated from the coding sequence ATGACCGTCGCCACCGCCACGACCACACCCGCAGATGCGCCGGCAGATGCATCGGAGGCGGGCCCGCGGGTCACCATCGCCCGCGCCGCCGAGGGGCATTTCGAGGGGGACGGACTCAGGGCCTTCTTCACCTATCGCGACCTTGCGATCGGCACCGCCACCCGGGGCCGCTTCCACGCCCATGTCATCCGGGCCTCGGAAGCCGTCACCGGCGGCACCGGCCGCCATGCCCACGGGCTGGACTTCCAGATGGTCTACGTGCTGAAGGGCTGGGTGCGGTTCTGGTACGAAGGCACCGGCCAGGTGACGCTGGCCGCCGGCGACTGCGTCTATCAGCCGCCCGGCATCGCCCATGAACTGGAGGCCGGCTCCGACGACCTCGAAATGCTCGAGATCACCTCGCCGGCCGAGTTCTCGACCACGGCCGTCTGA
- a CDS encoding SIS domain-containing protein, producing MDLDAAFDADAFFDAELEEHAQVAARTRAALKQPFIRWVEMALATIRGSGKIMFFGNGGSASDAQHLATELAVRYRRDRAPIAGLALTTDTSALTAIGNDMGFDQLFARQILALGRPGDMAVGITTSGRSPNVLIGLDAARTAGITTVALTGRDGGDTLSRADLALVVPSETTARIQEMHIMLGQMLCGALEIGLGLVTEEPRA from the coding sequence ATGGATCTCGACGCCGCCTTCGATGCCGACGCCTTCTTCGATGCAGAACTGGAGGAACATGCACAGGTTGCCGCCCGCACCCGCGCGGCCCTGAAGCAGCCCTTCATCCGCTGGGTAGAGATGGCGCTGGCCACGATCCGCGGCAGCGGCAAGATCATGTTCTTCGGCAATGGCGGCTCGGCCTCGGACGCACAGCATCTGGCGACCGAGCTGGCGGTGCGCTACCGCCGCGACCGGGCGCCGATCGCCGGCCTTGCGCTGACCACGGATACCTCGGCACTTACCGCCATCGGCAACGATATGGGCTTCGATCAGCTCTTCGCCCGCCAGATCCTGGCACTGGGCCGGCCGGGCGACATGGCGGTCGGCATCACCACTTCGGGCCGCAGCCCCAATGTGCTGATCGGGCTGGATGCCGCCCGCACTGCCGGCATCACCACCGTCGCCCTCACCGGCCGCGACGGCGGCGACACGCTGAGCCGCGCCGATCTGGCCCTGGTGGTGCCGAGCGAGACCACCGCCCGCATCCAGGAGATGCACATCATGCTGGGCCAGATGCTCTGCGGCGCGCTCGAAATCGGCCTCGGCCTGGTGACCGAAGAACCGCGCGCCTGA
- the rfaE1 gene encoding D-glycero-beta-D-manno-heptose-7-phosphate kinase has protein sequence MTIRPARADFLDLDRGFAAVNVAVIGDVMLDRFVYGKVERISPEAPIPVLRVDRRTTMIGGAGNAARNVASLGATARLVAVVGPDAAADELRGLFDAEARISGDLAVDPEGGTIVKTRYVAQSQQLLRSDEDGTGRLSPAARAGLLAAVDAAIADAGIVLLSDYGKGVLAPDILTAIMARCAAAGRPVVVDPKARDLSRYRGAMVLTPNAVELAAAAGEPVDPADDHAVTRAALGLVRANGFPYLVATRGAHGVSVVGADGSAVHLPARAREVFDVSGAGDTLVAALACGLAAGGSIVDAVQYANAAAGVVVGKLGTATVTPTEVRAAVAGDAEAKSVAAGGAARHAPVFTDAAAAARLTAAWQAEGLKVGVTNGCFDLLHRGHLDVIARARAACDRLVVAVNADVSVRRLKGPTRPIQDQETRAAVLAALADVDLVLIFAEETPAELIRAIGPDLLVKGGDYTPETVVGADVVTARGGRVMIVPILPGHSTTATVARIAAGGD, from the coding sequence ATGACGATCCGCCCCGCCCGTGCCGACTTCCTCGATCTCGACCGTGGCTTCGCTGCGGTCAATGTGGCGGTGATCGGCGATGTGATGCTCGACCGGTTCGTCTATGGCAAGGTGGAGCGGATCTCGCCCGAGGCGCCGATCCCGGTGCTGCGGGTCGACCGCCGCACCACCATGATCGGCGGCGCCGGCAATGCCGCCCGCAATGTCGCCTCGCTCGGTGCCACCGCCCGGCTGGTTGCGGTGGTCGGGCCCGATGCGGCCGCCGACGAGCTGCGCGGCCTGTTCGATGCCGAAGCCCGGATCAGCGGCGATCTGGCCGTCGATCCCGAGGGCGGCACCATCGTCAAGACCCGCTATGTGGCGCAAAGCCAGCAGTTGCTGCGCTCGGACGAAGACGGCACCGGCCGCCTGTCGCCGGCCGCCCGCGCCGGGCTTCTGGCGGCGGTCGACGCGGCGATTGCCGATGCCGGCATCGTGCTGCTGTCGGATTACGGCAAGGGCGTGCTGGCCCCCGACATCCTGACCGCGATCATGGCGCGCTGTGCCGCCGCCGGGCGGCCGGTCGTGGTCGACCCCAAGGCGCGGGATCTCAGCCGCTATCGGGGCGCCATGGTGCTGACCCCGAATGCGGTCGAACTCGCCGCCGCAGCGGGTGAACCGGTCGACCCGGCCGATGATCATGCCGTGACCCGTGCTGCCCTGGGGCTGGTGCGCGCCAACGGCTTTCCCTATCTGGTCGCCACCCGCGGCGCCCATGGCGTCAGCGTCGTGGGCGCCGACGGGTCGGCGGTGCATCTGCCGGCCCGGGCGCGCGAGGTGTTCGACGTCTCCGGCGCCGGCGATACGCTGGTGGCGGCCCTGGCCTGCGGCCTTGCGGCCGGCGGATCGATCGTCGATGCGGTCCAGTACGCCAATGCCGCCGCCGGCGTGGTGGTCGGCAAGCTCGGCACCGCCACGGTCACCCCCACCGAGGTGCGGGCCGCCGTGGCGGGCGATGCCGAGGCGAAATCGGTCGCAGCCGGCGGTGCCGCCCGCCATGCGCCGGTCTTCACCGATGCCGCCGCGGCAGCCCGGCTTACCGCCGCCTGGCAGGCCGAAGGCCTGAAGGTCGGCGTCACCAATGGCTGTTTCGACCTGCTGCATCGCGGCCATCTGGACGTCATCGCCCGGGCGCGGGCCGCCTGCGACCGGCTGGTGGTGGCGGTCAATGCCGATGTCTCGGTCCGGCGGCTGAAGGGCCCGACCCGGCCGATCCAGGACCAGGAGACCCGGGCCGCGGTGCTGGCGGCGCTGGCCGATGTCGATCTGGTGCTGATCTTCGCCGAAGAAACCCCGGCCGAGCTGATCAGGGCGATCGGCCCCGACCTGCTGGTCAAGGGCGGCGACTACACGCCCGAAACCGTGGTCGGCGCCGATGTGGTGACCGCCCGCGGCGGCCGGGTGATGATCGTGCCGATCCTGCCCGGCCATTCGACCACGGCCACCGTCGCCCGCATCGCCGCCGGCGGCGACTGA
- a CDS encoding alpha/beta hydrolase, translated as MTDFEPRPAIDAEREYNARAAVPDHARIFARWAAEAAAARQDFERVGLLRRGLVYGRRADQLLDLILPPSRTGAGPVPLMVFFHGGYWQAMGRDDFTHLARPYVARGAAVAVVDYTLCPATTVAGITAEAREAVLLLWRLAPVLGIDRSRIVVTGHSAGGQIVGQLAATPWQAYAPEIEGSPIAGGVAISGVFDLEPLIGTTINARLGLTPATARAASPHFAVPGPDTRLVLAVGGDESAEFHRQSRDFARRWSAAGARITTVDLPGRHHMSAVEALGEDGHPLAGATLALMGIG; from the coding sequence ATGACCGATTTTGAACCCCGCCCCGCCATCGATGCCGAACGCGAATACAATGCCCGGGCCGCCGTGCCCGATCATGCCCGGATTTTCGCCCGCTGGGCGGCGGAGGCCGCGGCGGCCCGGCAGGATTTCGAACGGGTGGGCCTGTTGCGGCGCGGGCTGGTCTATGGCCGGCGGGCGGATCAGCTGCTGGACCTGATCCTGCCGCCGTCACGCACCGGCGCCGGACCGGTGCCGCTGATGGTGTTCTTCCATGGCGGCTACTGGCAGGCCATGGGGCGGGATGATTTCACCCATCTGGCCCGGCCCTATGTCGCGCGCGGTGCGGCGGTGGCGGTGGTGGACTACACCCTCTGCCCGGCGACCACGGTGGCCGGCATCACCGCGGAAGCGCGTGAGGCGGTGCTGCTGCTCTGGCGTCTGGCGCCGGTGCTGGGCATCGACCGCAGCCGGATCGTGGTGACCGGCCATTCGGCTGGCGGCCAGATCGTGGGCCAGCTGGCCGCCACGCCCTGGCAGGCATATGCCCCCGAGATCGAGGGCAGCCCGATCGCCGGCGGCGTCGCGATCAGCGGCGTGTTCGACCTGGAGCCGCTGATCGGCACCACCATCAATGCCCGGCTGGGCCTGACCCCCGCCACGGCACGTGCCGCCAGCCCGCATTTTGCCGTGCCGGGCCCGGATACCCGGCTGGTTCTGGCGGTGGGCGGAGATGAATCCGCCGAATTCCATCGCCAGAGCCGGGATTTCGCCCGCCGCTGGTCGGCTGCGGGCGCGCGCATCACCACCGTCGATCTGCCCGGCCGCCATCACATGAGCGCGGTGGAGGCCCTGGGCGAAGACGGCCATCCGCTGGCCGGGGCGACGCTTGCGCTGATGGGGATCGGCTGA
- a CDS encoding DedA family protein: MFEWIVSTVSSAGYIGVFLLMAAENIFPPIPSELIMPLAGFVAARGELDVLGVIAAGTAGSVAGTLPWYWLGRAFGLVRIRRLADRWGRWATVSPDEVDKANGWFERHGDSAVFFGRLIPAIRTLISVPAGIARMPLPRYLAWSTAGSAIWTALLAGAGYALQSQYELVAAYMDPASKVIVAALVLVYVYRVVTRRG; the protein is encoded by the coding sequence ATGTTCGAGTGGATCGTGTCGACGGTATCGTCCGCCGGCTATATCGGTGTCTTTCTGCTGATGGCGGCGGAGAACATCTTCCCCCCGATCCCCTCGGAGCTGATCATGCCGCTGGCAGGTTTCGTGGCGGCGCGCGGCGAGCTGGACGTTCTGGGCGTGATCGCCGCCGGCACGGCGGGATCGGTGGCGGGCACCCTGCCCTGGTACTGGCTGGGCCGCGCCTTCGGCCTGGTCCGCATCCGCCGCCTGGCCGACCGCTGGGGCCGCTGGGCGACGGTATCGCCCGACGAGGTCGACAAGGCCAATGGCTGGTTCGAGCGTCATGGCGACAGCGCGGTGTTTTTCGGCCGGCTGATCCCCGCCATCCGCACCCTGATCTCGGTCCCGGCCGGCATCGCCCGCATGCCACTGCCCCGCTATCTGGCCTGGTCCACCGCCGGCTCCGCCATCTGGACCGCCCTGCTGGCCGGCGCAGGCTATGCACTGCAAAGCCAGTACGAACTGGTCGCCGCCTATATGGACCCGGCCTCGAAGGTCATCGTCGCGGCACTGGTGCTGGTCTATGTCTATCGCGTGGTGACACGCCGGGGATGA
- a CDS encoding alpha/beta fold hydrolase: MDGIEGRFVANGPVRLHVIEAGQGEPVIFVHEFAGDRRSWEPQMRRFARSHRVIAYDARGYPPSDVPEEPDAYGQEMAVDDIRAVMDGLSIDRAHLVGCSMGGFAVLHFGLTHPARALSITAIGAGYGAEPELRESFAANCEATADRILADGLEAAGRSYMNSPGRRPFATKDPRGADEAFRVFLDHSPLGAALTLRRYQARRPSLFALEDRFRTMTVPVLLIVGDTDTPAIRANLFLKETLPSAGLTVLPMTGHAANLEEPELVNRLLADFFAATGHGRWPVRDAEQAADDGDVLGMGGGR, encoded by the coding sequence ATGGATGGGATCGAGGGGCGCTTCGTCGCCAACGGACCGGTCAGGCTGCATGTGATCGAGGCGGGCCAGGGCGAGCCGGTGATCTTCGTGCATGAATTCGCCGGGGACCGGCGGAGCTGGGAGCCCCAGATGCGGCGCTTCGCCCGCAGCCACCGCGTCATCGCCTATGACGCCCGCGGCTATCCGCCCTCGGACGTGCCCGAAGAGCCCGACGCCTATGGCCAGGAGATGGCCGTCGACGACATCCGGGCGGTGATGGATGGCCTCAGCATCGATCGGGCCCATCTGGTGGGATGCAGCATGGGCGGGTTCGCGGTGCTGCATTTCGGCCTGACCCATCCCGCGCGCGCCCTGTCGATCACCGCGATCGGGGCGGGCTATGGCGCCGAACCCGAGCTGCGCGAAAGCTTTGCCGCCAATTGCGAGGCCACGGCCGACCGGATTCTGGCCGACGGGCTGGAAGCCGCGGGGCGAAGCTACATGAATTCCCCCGGCCGCCGGCCCTTTGCGACCAAGGATCCGCGCGGCGCGGACGAAGCCTTCCGGGTGTTCCTGGACCATTCGCCGCTGGGCGCGGCACTGACGCTGCGCCGCTACCAGGCCCGCCGGCCGTCGCTTTTCGCCCTGGAAGACCGGTTCCGGACCATGACGGTGCCGGTGCTGCTGATCGTGGGCGATACCGACACCCCGGCGATCCGCGCCAATCTGTTCCTGAAGGAAACCCTGCCCTCGGCCGGGCTGACCGTGCTGCCGATGACCGGCCATGCCGCCAATCTGGAAGAGCCGGAGCTGGTCAACCGCCTGCTCGCCGATTTCTTCGCCGCCACCGGACATGGCCGATGGCCGGTCCGCGATGCGGAACAGGCGGCGGATGACGGCGATGTGCTCGGCATGGGCGGCGGCCGCTGA
- a CDS encoding BMP family protein, protein MLLAKLKAAAVAASVALAALTAAEASAADKIKVASVYTVPIEQQWVSRIHIALDAAAKRGDIDYEWSESVSNADYERVMREYAEKGVDMVVGEAFAVEQAARRVARDYPETAFLMGSSFKPQAPNFSVFDNYIQEPAYLTGMIAGGMTKSNVIGVVGGFPIPEVNRLMNAFMAGALEVNPDVKFMVSFIGSWFDPPKAKEAAFAMIERKADVLYAERFGVSDAAKERGVLAIGNVIDTQAQYPDTVVASALWHMEPTIDAAIAAVKAKSFKAEDYGHYSNMKPGGASLAPYGTFEDKIPAELKAKVEAKKAAILDGSFTIEVNDAEPKPTM, encoded by the coding sequence ATGTTGCTCGCAAAGCTCAAGGCCGCGGCCGTTGCCGCTTCGGTCGCCCTGGCGGCCCTGACCGCCGCCGAGGCATCGGCCGCCGACAAGATCAAGGTCGCCAGCGTCTACACCGTGCCGATCGAGCAGCAGTGGGTGAGCCGCATCCACATCGCCCTCGATGCCGCGGCCAAGCGCGGCGACATCGACTATGAATGGTCGGAGTCGGTCTCGAATGCCGACTATGAGCGCGTGATGCGTGAATATGCCGAAAAGGGCGTCGACATGGTGGTCGGCGAGGCCTTCGCCGTGGAACAGGCCGCCCGCCGTGTTGCCCGCGACTATCCCGAGACCGCCTTCCTGATGGGCTCGTCCTTCAAGCCGCAGGCGCCGAACTTCTCGGTCTTCGACAACTACATCCAGGAGCCGGCCTATCTGACCGGCATGATCGCGGGCGGCATGACCAAGTCGAACGTGATCGGCGTGGTCGGCGGCTTCCCGATCCCCGAGGTCAACCGGCTGATGAACGCCTTCATGGCCGGCGCGCTGGAGGTCAATCCGGACGTCAAGTTCATGGTCAGCTTCATCGGCTCGTGGTTCGATCCGCCGAAGGCCAAGGAAGCCGCCTTCGCGATGATCGAGCGCAAGGCCGACGTGCTCTATGCCGAACGCTTCGGCGTGTCGGACGCCGCCAAGGAGCGCGGCGTGCTGGCGATCGGCAACGTGATCGACACCCAGGCCCAGTATCCCGACACCGTCGTCGCCTCGGCGCTCTGGCACATGGAACCCACCATCGACGCGGCGATCGCGGCGGTGAAGGCCAAGAGCTTCAAGGCCGAGGATTACGGCCACTATTCGAACATGAAGCCGGGCGGCGCCTCGCTTGCCCCCTATGGCACCTTCGAGGACAAGATCCCGGCGGAGCTGAAGGCGAAGGTCGAGGCGAAGAAGGCGGCGATCCTGGACGGCAGCTTCACCATCGAGGTGAACGACGCCGAGCCGAAGCCCACGATGTGA
- a CDS encoding ABC transporter ATP-binding protein has product MTRPAEPPLTAPPGAERAPETVLRLSGITKRFGALTANDAIDLDLRRGEILALLGENGAGKTTLMSILFGHYVADEGRIEVFGHPLPAGSPKAAIAAGLGMVHQHFTLAENLSVLDNVTIGTEPLWKPGRDRAGARRRIAGLGQRFGLTVDPDARVGALSVGERQKVEILKALYRDARILILDEPTAVLTPQESERLFVTLRAMVAEGLSIIFISHKLPEVMAVSDRVAVLRAGRMIDQRPAAGLDRATLAELMVGRKVAGPRHTAATPGAPALVFDRVSATGAGGKPKLHEVSLTVHAGEIVGIAGVSGNGQSLLADLAAGTARVEAGRLTILDHETRRPDPAAMVRLGVGRIPEDRHAEGLVGDMNVWENVIAERRNRPAFSRWGFLRRSKARAHAADLVRDFEVRCPSVDATVRQLSGGNMQKLILGRALALHPGLILANQPTRGLDIGAVAYVHQRLLEARDGGAAILLISEDLDEILALSDRVAVIHAGHLTPARPRAEVTVSGLGLLMAGAGDPDAGTSHPTTPEAAHAS; this is encoded by the coding sequence ATGACCAGACCTGCCGAACCGCCTCTGACGGCGCCGCCCGGGGCGGAGCGGGCGCCGGAAACCGTGCTCCGGCTCTCGGGCATCACCAAGCGGTTCGGCGCGCTGACCGCCAATGACGCGATCGACCTGGATCTGCGCCGCGGCGAGATTCTGGCCCTGCTGGGCGAGAACGGCGCCGGCAAGACCACGCTGATGAGCATCCTGTTCGGCCATTACGTGGCCGACGAGGGCCGGATCGAGGTCTTCGGCCACCCCCTGCCCGCAGGCTCGCCCAAGGCTGCGATCGCGGCCGGGCTTGGCATGGTCCACCAGCATTTCACCCTGGCCGAAAACCTGTCGGTGCTCGACAACGTCACCATCGGCACCGAACCGCTGTGGAAGCCCGGGCGCGACCGCGCCGGTGCCCGTCGCCGGATCGCCGGGCTTGGGCAGCGCTTCGGCCTGACCGTCGATCCCGATGCCCGGGTGGGTGCGCTGTCGGTGGGCGAGCGGCAGAAGGTCGAGATCCTGAAGGCGCTCTATCGCGATGCCCGGATCCTGATCCTGGACGAGCCCACCGCCGTGTTGACCCCGCAGGAAAGCGAGCGCCTGTTCGTCACGCTGCGCGCCATGGTCGCCGAGGGGCTCTCGATCATCTTCATCAGCCATAAACTGCCCGAGGTGATGGCGGTCAGCGACCGGGTCGCGGTGCTGCGCGCCGGCCGGATGATCGATCAGCGCCCGGCCGCCGGCCTCGACCGGGCCACACTGGCCGAGCTGATGGTCGGCCGCAAGGTCGCAGGCCCCCGCCATACCGCGGCAACCCCGGGCGCCCCGGCCCTGGTCTTCGACCGGGTCTCCGCCACCGGCGCCGGCGGCAAGCCGAAACTGCACGAGGTGTCGCTGACCGTGCATGCGGGCGAGATCGTCGGCATCGCCGGCGTCTCGGGCAACGGCCAGTCGCTGCTGGCCGATCTGGCGGCCGGCACGGCCCGCGTCGAGGCCGGCCGGCTGACCATCCTGGACCACGAAACCCGCCGACCCGATCCGGCGGCGATGGTCCGGCTGGGCGTCGGCCGGATCCCGGAAGACCGCCATGCCGAGGGGCTGGTCGGCGACATGAATGTCTGGGAAAACGTGATCGCCGAGCGGCGCAACCGCCCGGCCTTCTCGCGCTGGGGCTTTCTGCGCCGCAGCAAAGCCCGCGCCCATGCCGCCGATCTGGTGCGCGATTTCGAGGTGCGCTGCCCCTCGGTCGATGCGACGGTGCGCCAGCTGTCGGGCGGCAACATGCAGAAGCTGATCCTGGGCCGGGCGCTTGCCCTGCATCCGGGGCTGATCCTGGCCAACCAGCCGACCCGCGGCCTGGATATCGGCGCGGTCGCCTATGTCCATCAGCGTCTGCTCGAAGCCCGCGACGGCGGCGCCGCGATCCTGCTGATTTCCGAGGATCTGGACGAGATCCTGGCCCTTTCGGACCGGGTGGCGGTGATCCATGCCGGCCATCTGACCCCCGCCCGCCCCAGGGCAGAGGTCACCGTCTCGGGCCTTGGCCTGCTGATGGCCGGCGCCGGTGATCCCGATGCCGGCACGTCCCACCCGACCACGCCAGAGGCCGCCCATGCGTCTTGA
- a CDS encoding ABC transporter permease, with amino-acid sequence MRLERRAETPAVLSVAVPVLALLAAFVIGALLIVISGASVPAAYAAMVEGAFGSRFALTETLTRAAPLMLTGLAAAVAFRARLWNIGAEGQLYGGALAAVWIGTAPLGIPDALLLPAVIVAGAVAGGLLLLGPAVLKTRFGVDEVVTTLLLNFIVLLFVSMMIEGPMKDPMAMGWPQSETLPMAAELPRLIPRTRLHAGLIMALVAAGLIYVMMTRTVLGFEMRAVGASPRAARFAGMGVGRVMLLVALISGGLAGLAGVSEVAGRTGYLTLDMSPGYGTGGVVVAMLAQLHPLGVVLGALMVASIFVGADAMSRAVGVPTYIADVLVAVSLLCMLTAMLFARYRLRRG; translated from the coding sequence ATGCGTCTTGAACGCCGCGCCGAAACCCCGGCCGTTCTGTCGGTGGCGGTGCCGGTTCTGGCACTGCTCGCCGCCTTCGTCATCGGCGCCCTGCTGATCGTGATCTCGGGCGCCTCGGTGCCCGCCGCCTATGCGGCGATGGTCGAAGGCGCCTTCGGCAGCCGGTTCGCGCTGACCGAAACCCTGACCCGCGCCGCGCCGCTGATGCTGACCGGGCTTGCCGCCGCGGTCGCCTTCCGCGCCCGGCTGTGGAATATCGGCGCCGAGGGCCAGCTCTATGGCGGCGCGCTGGCGGCCGTCTGGATCGGCACGGCGCCGCTCGGCATTCCCGACGCCCTGCTGCTGCCGGCGGTGATCGTGGCCGGCGCCGTCGCAGGCGGCCTGCTGCTGCTGGGCCCCGCGGTGCTCAAGACCCGTTTCGGCGTCGACGAGGTGGTGACGACCCTGCTGCTCAACTTCATCGTGCTGCTCTTCGTCTCGATGATGATCGAAGGGCCGATGAAGGATCCGATGGCCATGGGCTGGCCGCAGAGCGAGACCCTGCCGATGGCGGCGGAACTGCCCCGGCTGATCCCGCGCACCCGCCTGCATGCCGGGCTGATCATGGCGCTGGTCGCGGCCGGGCTGATCTATGTGATGATGACCCGCACCGTGCTGGGCTTCGAGATGCGGGCAGTGGGCGCCAGCCCGCGGGCGGCGCGCTTCGCCGGCATGGGGGTCGGCCGGGTGATGCTGCTGGTGGCGCTGATCTCGGGTGGTCTCGCCGGTCTCGCCGGCGTGAGCGAGGTGGCCGGCCGCACCGGCTATCTCACCCTCGACATGTCGCCGGGCTATGGCACCGGCGGCGTGGTGGTCGCCATGCTTGCCCAGCTGCACCCGCTGGGCGTGGTGCTGGGGGCGCTGATGGTGGCCAGCATCTTCGTGGGCGCCGATGCGATGAGCCGCGCGGTGGGGGTGCCCACCTATATCGCCGATGTGCTGGTCGCCGTGTCGCTGCTCTGC